In one Burkholderiales bacterium GJ-E10 genomic region, the following are encoded:
- a CDS encoding glycosyl transferase family 9, whose product MNRGWFKRLFAGGANEGDHVPRASEVREDPLPPDRLADEMRQVQADLIAGRNEVALARVEVLARSNPDEPEVQAHWGISRYLTGDTAGAIDPLMAAVRLNPENARAYYFLSATLAAENRLEDALTAVRNALAYAPRTQSYLVLAGNLSGRLGAVEDAARYLNDAWDLDHDALAPLQQLEILAQQTLKANRVYERSPKIAEARRRVINRLLAAYRKKGLDAEQLTGLIALLSASQERFSLAVEIATAATAFEPMRRDLAQQVFLALWAAGERERALRFAETCYEREPDAGAYREPMWSVWLATGHEQWTAAWRMWTEDLYASKPHVYPQTVPLWDGEPVGKRKILVLQDQGIGDTIIGFRFLPLLAARGIRFDWWVNTPLAELAAEVPGYENMIRVSHLPDPLDYDCAFVVPPFGLIAALHLSRDEIRNPPVVRPPADRAPELRARVRALPGVRIGLVYGGNPQRRDDWLRSLPWAFLEMLARIEGVSWVNLMVDDRPDKPRAIERLKMLDLMPEVRDFADTACVVDELDAVVAVDCSVAHLAGNLAKPLWVLAPTICDWRWQVGDDTQPWWPTARLLRSEAPGQWKRPLAEIEPELRAFVRERTVA is encoded by the coding sequence ATGAATCGGGGATGGTTCAAGCGCTTGTTCGCCGGAGGCGCCAACGAAGGGGACCATGTCCCGCGCGCGAGCGAAGTTCGGGAAGACCCGCTTCCGCCCGACCGCCTGGCGGACGAAATGCGCCAAGTCCAGGCGGACCTTATCGCGGGGCGTAACGAGGTTGCCTTGGCACGCGTCGAGGTCTTGGCGCGCAGCAACCCCGACGAGCCGGAGGTGCAGGCTCATTGGGGGATCAGCCGCTACTTGACCGGCGATACGGCGGGGGCGATCGATCCCCTGATGGCGGCGGTCCGGCTCAACCCGGAGAACGCACGCGCCTATTACTTCCTGTCGGCAACGCTTGCGGCGGAGAATCGCCTGGAAGATGCGCTGACCGCCGTGCGAAATGCGCTGGCGTATGCGCCGCGCACCCAGAGCTATCTGGTATTGGCGGGAAATCTGAGCGGCCGGCTGGGCGCGGTGGAGGACGCAGCGCGCTATCTGAATGACGCATGGGATCTCGATCATGACGCGCTCGCGCCGCTGCAGCAACTGGAAATCCTGGCCCAGCAGACCCTGAAGGCCAACCGCGTCTACGAGCGCAGCCCGAAGATCGCGGAAGCTCGTCGCAGAGTGATCAACCGGTTGTTGGCGGCGTATCGGAAGAAGGGGCTGGACGCCGAGCAACTCACCGGATTGATTGCGCTGTTGTCGGCGTCGCAGGAGCGGTTTTCCCTTGCGGTGGAAATCGCGACCGCGGCAACGGCGTTTGAGCCCATGCGCCGCGACCTGGCGCAGCAGGTTTTTCTTGCGTTATGGGCGGCGGGGGAGCGCGAGCGGGCGCTGCGGTTTGCCGAAACCTGCTACGAGCGGGAACCCGATGCGGGTGCCTATCGCGAGCCGATGTGGAGTGTATGGCTGGCCACGGGGCACGAACAGTGGACCGCTGCCTGGCGGATGTGGACGGAGGATCTTTATGCATCCAAGCCCCACGTCTACCCGCAGACCGTGCCGCTATGGGATGGCGAGCCGGTGGGGAAGCGCAAGATCCTGGTGCTGCAGGACCAGGGGATCGGCGATACGATCATCGGCTTCCGGTTTCTTCCCCTTCTGGCGGCGCGGGGAATCCGCTTCGACTGGTGGGTCAACACGCCGCTGGCGGAGTTGGCGGCCGAGGTGCCCGGCTACGAGAACATGATCCGGGTTTCCCATTTGCCCGACCCGCTCGATTACGACTGCGCCTTCGTCGTTCCACCATTCGGGCTGATCGCGGCACTGCACCTGAGCCGCGACGAGATCAGGAACCCACCGGTCGTCCGCCCGCCCGCCGACCGGGCGCCCGAATTGCGCGCCCGGGTGCGCGCGCTGCCCGGGGTGCGCATCGGTCTTGTATACGGCGGCAATCCGCAGCGCCGCGACGACTGGTTGCGCAGCCTGCCGTGGGCATTTCTCGAAATGCTGGCGCGCATCGAGGGGGTGAGCTGGGTCAACCTGATGGTGGACGACCGGCCGGACAAGCCGCGCGCGATCGAGCGTTTGAAGATGCTCGACCTGATGCCCGAGGTGCGGGATTTCGCCGATACCGCCTGCGTGGTCGATGAACTCGATGCGGTCGTCGCGGTGGATTGTTCGGTGGCCCACCTCGCGGGAAACCTTGCCAAGCCGCTTTGGGTTCTGGCGCCGACGATCTGCGATTGGCGCTGGCAGGTCGGTGACGACACCCAGCCCTGGTGGCCGACCGCGCGGCTGCTGCGCTCGGAGGCGCCGGGCCAGTGGAAGCGTCCGTTGGCGGAGATCGAGCCGGAGTTGCGCGCCTTTGTGCGAGAGCGGACGGTCGCGTGA
- a CDS encoding general secretion pathway protein H has product MKSRLPLRSGFTLIELMIVVAIIGILAAIAIPRYQIYTTRSKVMEGLSVAAPAQQTVAESFVADGMTGLSAAAASWNAQEGGAGMQSKYVSSVQIGDFNSDPGHPGTVTITYSALVPQLTGRQLTLTPSINQAVLAAGETGTVDWACASSSAVTAAQQGLPVETPTTPLLNQYAPTNCQ; this is encoded by the coding sequence ATGAAATCCAGGCTTCCCCTTCGATCCGGATTCACCCTGATCGAACTGATGATCGTGGTGGCAATCATCGGCATCCTGGCCGCCATTGCGATTCCTCGGTACCAGATATATACGACGCGGTCGAAAGTGATGGAGGGCCTGAGCGTCGCCGCTCCGGCGCAGCAGACGGTTGCAGAATCGTTCGTTGCGGACGGCATGACCGGCCTGAGCGCCGCGGCGGCGAGTTGGAATGCCCAGGAGGGAGGCGCCGGCATGCAAAGCAAATATGTCTCCAGCGTACAGATCGGCGACTTCAACTCCGACCCGGGACATCCGGGCACCGTGACGATCACCTATTCCGCACTGGTGCCCCAATTGACTGGCAGGCAATTGACGCTGACGCCCTCGATCAACCAAGCCGTCCTTGCGGCCGGCGAGACCGGCACCGTCGATTGGGCCTGCGCAAGTTCGTCGGCAGTGACTGCCGCGCAACAAGGCCTCCCAGTAGAGACGCCCACCACTCCGCTGCTCAATCAATACGCCCCAACCAATTGCCAGTGA